CATTTCCCACATGAACCAGATGGAGGATGCGGAGCAGGACGGGACCGCATCGCAGGCCGATGATGCAACGCCCATCGACCCGGAATGAGTGAAAAGGCCCCTGACGATCGTCAGGGGCCTTTCGCGTCTTAGTTGCCGTCGGCGTTCGATCCGATGAACCAAGCGTCCTTGTCGACGATCCGGCTCGCCTCGGTGAAGAGGTCCGAGGTGTCCTGATCGCCGCCATCGTCCGTGGTGTCGATCGCTTCGCGCAGCGATGCCGCCACCAGCTTGTACCGCTCGGTCAACTCGCGGACGTGATCCTTCACGGACACGGTATCGGTCGGATAGCGCGGCAGCGCCGTTTCCTCGGCCACGACCTGCGAGATGCCGACGGGCGTTCCGCCCAGCACCACCGTACGCTCGGCGATCTTGTCCAGAATGTCGCGCAGGTTCGCCACCGCATCGTCCAAGAGTTCGTGCACGCCGATGAAGCCATTGCCGCGCATCGTCCAATGCGCCTGCTTCACGGTCAGGGAGAGGTCGATCACGAGGCTCAGGTTCTTGTTCAGCGTCTCGATCGACACCTTCGCGCTGTCATCGGACAGGCCACTCGCAAAACGTTCGCGCATAAGTCACTCCTTGCGTTTCAAAGGTCGTGGGTTCAACCCGCCGGTCGCATCCGTGGTTCCATATCGGTGCCTACATCACCGCCGACAGCATCCACAGTGCCATGAACATCATCATCAGGTTCTCGGTCAACGACACGAAGCCAAGCGGCACGTTGCTGCCCCCGCCCATGCAGGCGCAGCGCAATTCCCGCTTTTCGATATACACCGCCTGAAAGACCGAGATGGCCCCGACTGTCCCGATGAACAGCGCGACCGGGATCGACGCCCAGAGCAGCACGCCGGTGATCATCAAAAGCCCCGCCCCTGCCTCGGCGAAGGGGTAGATATAGGCATAGCCGACCCAGCGGCGGGCCAAGAGGTCGTAGTTGAGGAAGCTGGTGGTGAACCGTTCGACATCCTGAAGCTTCTGCAGGCCCAGAAGGCACATCGCGAAGGCGATGGTCCAATGCAGCCAGCTGCCGAAGCTGACATCCCCCACCACCCAGCGGGCGGCCAGCGCCATCAGGGCGGCCATCCCGAACAGGGCGACGATGGGTTGATAGGTCGTCTCGTCCTTGGCCGGCAGAGGGGAGCCGAACCATGCGCGCAGTTCCGAATGACCGCCGATGCGTTCGCCGTCCACGAAGGTCTGCGGCGTCGTCTTGACCTTCCATTCGGCCTTGAAGGCGTCCGTCTCCTCGCGGGTGGTCAGATGATGATCCTCCACCTCGTAGCCGTGCCGTTCCAGCAACGCCTTCGATTTCAGGCCGAAGGGGCACACATGTCCGGGCATCACCATGCGGTACAGGACGGCCTTGCGCCTGACTTCGGTGGTGGAGCGGGGAATTGCGGTCATTTCAGTCCTTCCTTTCCTGCAAGAAGG
This DNA window, taken from Falsirhodobacter algicola, encodes the following:
- the dps gene encoding DNA starvation/stationary phase protection protein Dps, with amino-acid sequence MRERFASGLSDDSAKVSIETLNKNLSLVIDLSLTVKQAHWTMRGNGFIGVHELLDDAVANLRDILDKIAERTVVLGGTPVGISQVVAEETALPRYPTDTVSVKDHVRELTERYKLVAASLREAIDTTDDGGDQDTSDLFTEASRIVDKDAWFIGSNADGN
- a CDS encoding MauE/DoxX family redox-associated membrane protein; its protein translation is MTAIPRSTTEVRRKAVLYRMVMPGHVCPFGLKSKALLERHGYEVEDHHLTTREETDAFKAEWKVKTTPQTFVDGERIGGHSELRAWFGSPLPAKDETTYQPIVALFGMAALMALAARWVVGDVSFGSWLHWTIAFAMCLLGLQKLQDVERFTTSFLNYDLLARRWVGYAYIYPFAEAGAGLLMITGVLLWASIPVALFIGTVGAISVFQAVYIEKRELRCACMGGGSNVPLGFVSLTENLMMMFMALWMLSAVM